One region of Cinclus cinclus chromosome 1, bCinCin1.1, whole genome shotgun sequence genomic DNA includes:
- the CCN4 gene encoding CCN family member 4 yields MSTKFDRSSSTQFPHHSLSIFCATQGLLHPEMIAFLCLQATAQTSLTMSSTVPATAEPYTRTQYCRWPCECPRSPPRCALGVSLVTDGCDCCKTCAKQRGESCTEADTCDFHRGLYCDYSGDRPRYEIGVCAQIVGVGCVLNGVRYKNGETFQPNCKYNCTCINGAVGCVPMCTNSRPPLVWCPNPKLIKMAGKCCEQWVCDDSRKIRKTSPRHISSAAYEGEDEAWQKNCIVHTSPWSPCSKTCGLGISTRISNDNDQCRLLKESRLCNLRPCEVDITQHIKPGKKCLAVYRANEPMNYTISGCVSKIPYRPKYCGVCTDNRCCTPYKSKTIEVRFQCPDGTEISWKIMWINACFCNLNCRNPNDIFADLAHYYDYSEIAN; encoded by the exons TTGCATTTCTCTGTTTGCAGGCCACTGCCCAGACCTCCCTCACCATGAGCAGCACTGTCCCAGCCACGGCAGAGCCCTACACACGGACTCAGTACTGCAGGTGGCCCTGCGAGTGCCCCAGGTCCCCACCCCGGTGCGCGCTCGGCGTCAGCCTGGTCACGGATGGCTGTGACTGCTGCAAGACGTGTgccaagcagagaggagagagctgCACTGAGGCTGACACCTGTGACTTCCACAGGGGCTTGTACTGTGACTACAGTGGAGACAGACCTAGGTACGAAATAGGAGTATGTGCAC aGATTGTTGGTGTAGGATGTGTTCTCAATGGAGTCAGGTATAAGAACGGGGAGACATTTCAGCCCAACTGCAAGTACAACTGCACCTGCATTAATGGGGCTGTGGGCTGTGTTCCCATGTGCACAAACTCACGTCCCCCACTTGTCTGGTGCCCAAACCCAAAGCTGATTAAGATGGCAGGgaagtgctgtgagcagtgggTTTGTGATGACtccaggaaaatcaggaaaacatCTCCACGTCACATCTCCTCTGCAG CATACGAGGGAGAGGACGAAGCCTGGCAGAAGAACTGCATTGTGCACACCTCACCCTGGAGTCCCTGCTCAAAGACCTGTGGGCTGGGCATCTCCACCAGGATTTCCAATGACAACGACCAGTGCCGGCTCCTGAAGGAAAGCCGCCTGTGCAACCTGAGGCCCTGTGAGGTGGATATAACCCAGCACATCAAG CCTGGGAAGAAATGCTTGGCTGTCTACAGGGCGAATGAACCCATGAACTACACCATCTCTGGATGTGTGAGCAAAATTCCATACAGACCCAAATACTGTGGTGTCTGCACAGACAACAGGTGCTGCACACCCTACAAGTCCAAGACTATTGAAGTGAGGTTTCAGTGCCCAGATGGAACTGAGATTTCCTGGAAAATTATGTGGATCAATGCTTGTTTTTGCAACCTGAACTGCAGGAACCCCAATGACATCTTTGCTGACTTGGCTCACTACTATGATTACTCTGAAATAGCTAATTAA